From the Penicillium oxalicum strain HP7-1 chromosome V, whole genome shotgun sequence genome, one window contains:
- a CDS encoding Kynureninase 2, producing MTATNGVNGAKAPKPTFPAEAATREYAASLDKADPLRALRDEFIIPSKANLATKKLAKPGLSSDPSIYFCGNSLGIQPKAIAKYMEAQLDTWASIGVCGHFTKLEDSPLSEWQLLSEQASASMCKIVGAAPDEVAAMGTLTTNLHLLLASFYKPTESRKKILMDWKAFPSDHYAIESHIEWHRLDAKENMVLIGPDEGTYEVSTDKILSYIDKHAGDAAVLLLPGIQYYTGQFFDIPTITKYAQDRGLIVGWDLAHAYSNVEIKLHEWNVDFAAWCTYKYGNAGPGAMAGLFVHERHGKVDYSEGEDAPKFRHRLTGWYGGDRSVRFKMDNKFKPIPGANGYVISNPSVIDLTTLCAALSVFDKTSIADLRQKSFKLTAYLEYLLLKDTTDADRMFSIITPSDPHARGAQLSVLLKPGLLHKVAQRLQDAGIICDKREPDVVRVAPVPLYNTFEEVYTFVEVFKSALSE from the exons ATGACAGCAACCAACGGCGTAAATGGGGCCAAGGCGCCAAAGCCTACATTCCCTGCCGAGGCAGCTACGAGAGAATATGCTGCTTCACTCGACAAAGCAGACCCGCTGCGTGCTCTCCGTGATGAATTTATTATCCCCTCAAAAGCCAATCTTGCCACAAAGAAGTTGGCAAAGCCAG GTCTCTCCTCTGATCCGAGCATTTACTTCTGCGGTAACTCGCTCGGTATTCAGCCCAAGGCGATTGCCAAGTACATGGAAGCCCAGCTGGACACCTGGGCATCAATCGGAGTATGCGGCCATTTCACAAAATTGGAGGATTCTCCTCTTTCAGAATGGCAGCTCCTCTCGGAGCAGGCGTCGGCATCTATGTGCAAGATTGTTGGCGCTGCGCCAGACGAGGTCGCTGCCATGGGCACCTTGACAACCAATCTGCATCTCCTCCTGGCCAGTTTCTATAAGCCTACCGAGTCTCGGAAGAAGATCCTAATGGACTGGAAGGCGTTCCCCAGTGATCAT TACGCCATTGAGTCGCATATCGAATGGCACCGACTCGACGCCAAGGAGAACATGGTCCTTATCGGACCGGATGAGGGCACCTATGAGGTTTCCACCGACAAAATTCTTTCATACATTGACAAGCACGCTGGCGATGCTGCCGTTTTGCTTCTTCCGGGCATTCAATACTATACCGGCCAGTTCTTCGACattcccaccatcaccaagtACGCTCAGGACCGAGGCCTGATCGTGGGTTGGGATTTGGCCCACGCTTACAGCAACGTCGAGATCAAGCTTCACGAGTGGAATGTTGACTTTGCTGCCTGGTGCACGTACAAATACGGCAACGCTGGACCCGGTGCTATGGCTGGTTTGTTCGTGCATGAACGCCACGGCAAGGTCGACTACAGCGAAGGCGAGGACGCCCCTAAGTTCCGTCACCGTCTGACTGGTTGGTACGGCGGTGATCGCTCCGTTCGATTCAAGATGGATAACA AATTTAAACCCATCCCCGGCGCCAACGGCTATGTCATTTCCAACCCTTCGGTCATCGATCTCACCACCCTTTGCGCTGCTCTTTCCGTCTTCGATAAGACCAGCATTGCTGACCTCCGCCAAAAGTCGTTCAAGCTGACTGCATACTTGGAGTACCTGCTTCTCAAGGATACCACAGATGCAGACCGTATGttctccatcatcacccCGTCAGACCCGCACGCTCGCGGCGCTCAGCTGAGTGTGCTGCTGAAGCCGGGGCTCCTGCATAAGGTGGCGCAACGCCTGCAGGACGCGGGTATTATCTGTGACAAGCGGGAACCGGACGTGGTCCGAGTGGCTCCCGTGCCTTTGTATAACACCTTTGAGGAGGTGTACACGTTTGTCGAGGTGTTTAAGAGTGCGCTGTCCGAGTAA
- a CDS encoding Indoleamine 2,3-dioxygenase has translation MITSPRIHLGDYAVSPVHGFLPTGLPLRILPHNYYAPWEKLAGQLPTLIKTGQIRDLVDDLPVLTTTWLQSEAEWRRAYSILGFLTHAYIWGGEKPKDVLPPCISKPFLEISRALGLPPCATYAAVTLWNFTSISDTNVTEPDHLSVLTSFTGTKDEEWFMVISVAIEAKGARLLPLMLDAIEAVTAQDTSQLTALLCRFTDGLVDLTRTLNRMYEHNQPHVFFHQLRPFLAGSKNMAAAGLPNGVFYDVGHGDGEWHQYSGGSNAQSSLIQTFDIFLGVSHSATGGTSMKSSGTSYIQEMRNYMPASHKRYLEALSSLSNIRPFVNSPQVDSSLKEAYNAAVLALTSFRDAHIQMVSRYIIVPARKHTPPDLKVKSGDTINLATASAQAKGSSETNSMGLSGTGGTSLIPFLKHTRDTTKSATC, from the exons ATGATTACCTCGCCCAGAATCCATCTTGGTGACTATGCAGTCTCTCCAGTGCATGGCTTCCTGCCCACTGGTCTGCCTTTACGGATCTTGCCTCACAACTACTATGCTCCATGGGAGAAGCTCGCTGGCCAGCTGCCCACTTTGATCAAGACGGGTCAGATCAGAGACCTTGTTGATGATCTGCCTGTTTTGACAACCACATGGCTGCAGTCAGAAGCTGAATGGCGGCGGGCATACTCTATCTTGGGGTTTCTCACCCATGCCTACATTTGGGGAGGTGAGAAGCCGAAAGAC GTTCTCCCACCCTGCATCTCGAAGCCATTCCTTGAGATCTCCCGGGCGCTTGGACTTCCACCGTGTGCAACTTACGCAGCCGTCACGCTCTGGAATTTCACCAGTATCTCCGACACCAATGTGACTGAACCAGATCACCTCTCAGTTTTGACTTCCTTCACCGGCACCAAAGATGAGGAATGGTTCATGGTGATTTCAGTtgccatcgaggccaaaGGCGCTCGACTGCTCCCATTGATGCTGGATGCCATCGAGGCTGTGACTGCCCAAGATACCTCCCAGCTGACGGCCTTGCTCTGTCGATTCACCGATGGTCTGGTAGATCTGACCAGAACACTCAACCGGATGTATGAGCACAACCAGCCGCatgtcttcttccatcagCTCCGGCCATTCCTAGCAGGTAGCAAAAACATGGCTGCTGCTGGTTTGCCAAATGGCGTCTTCTACGATGTGGGCCACGGTGATGGGGAATGGCACCAATACAGTGGCGGCAGCAATGCCCAAAGCTCTCTGATTCAAACCTTTGATATTTTCCTTGGAGTCAGCCACTCGGCGACGGGAGGCACAAGTATGAAGTCTTCAGGCACAAGCTACATTCAG GAAATGAGAAATTACATGCCAGCCTCGCACAAGCGCTATCTGGAAGCCCTCTCGTCACTCTCTAACATCCGCCCATTCGTCAACTCCCCCCAGGTCGACTCCTCATTGAAAGAAGCGTACAATGCCGCCGTCCTGGCCCTGACATCTTTCCGAGATGCTCATATTCAAATGGTGTCGCGGTACATTATCGTACCCGCCCGCAAGCATACTCCACCGGACCTCAAGGTCAAGTCTGGGGACACGATCAATCTGGCTACAGCGAGTGCTCAAGCCAAAGGGTCAAGTGAGACAAATTCCATGGGGCTGTCTGGTACGGGAGGCACAAGTTTGATTCCCTTCTTGAAACACACGCGGGACACGACCAAGTCAGCGACATGTTGA
- a CDS encoding Protein AF-9 — protein MPSATGNKRVKGISVFRPFIFGSEAQPFDPEKRPANIPADHTHQWRVFVKGINDEDISYWLKKVQFKLHETYAQAVRTVETPPFEVVETGWGEFEIQIKLYFTPESGEKPQTLWHSLKLHPYGPDAEGMKERRDVVISQNYEEVIFNEPVEPFYEILTSGASTGTPAPSRGKGKNTKQQQQPPPGRTAEIPLNDTPKNPYSRATEAKELDRMAAAIKTVDQMIKEEKEKLIEREKYLAELRDSEGVPTATKKR, from the exons ATGCCATCTGCAACTGGTAATAAGCGTGTCAAG GGTATCTCCGTCTTCCGCCCGTTCATCTTCGGCAGCGAAGCGCAACCCTTTGATCCCGAGAAGCGACCCGCCAACATCCCCGCCGATCATACCCACCAATGGCGCGTCTTTGTTAAGGGAATCAACGATGAAGACATCTCATACTGGTTGAAAAAGGTCCAGTTCAAGCTGCACGAGACCTACGCACAGGCCGTCCGCACCGTTGAAACCCCCCCCTTCGAAGTGGTAGAGACGGGTTGGGGCGAGTTTGAGATTCAGATCAAGCTCTACTTTACGCCAGAATCGGGAGAGAAGCCGCAGACCCTGTGGCACAGTCTAAAGTTGCACCCGTACGGACCTGATGCCGAGGGCATGAAAGAGCGACGGGACGTGGTCATCAGTCAAAACTACGAGGAGGTGATTTTCAACGAGCCGGTTGAGCCTTTCTATGAGATTCTGACCAGTGGCGCCTCGACTGGTACTCCTGCGCCATCACgtgggaaggggaaaaacacgaaacagcagcaacagccaCCACCCGGACGGACGGCCGAGATCCCGTTGAATGATACGCCGAAGAATCCCTATAGTCGGGCCACGGAGGCGAAGGAGCTGGATCGGATGGCGGCAGCAATCAAGACGGTCGACCAAATGAtcaaggaggaaaaggaaaaactgATCGAACGAGAGAAGTACCTGGCCGAGCTGAGGGACAGTGAAGGCGTGCCCACTGCTACGAAGAAGCGATGA